The Bos indicus x Bos taurus breed Angus x Brahman F1 hybrid chromosome 3, Bos_hybrid_MaternalHap_v2.0, whole genome shotgun sequence genome includes a window with the following:
- the NEU2 gene encoding sialidase-2 gives MASCPVLQKERVFQSGAHVYRIPALLYLPQQKTLLAFAEERTSKKDEHAKLIVLRRGSYSVSTRQVQWHSQEAVSQAQLEGHRSMNPSPLYDEATGTVFLFFIAIPGQVSEHHQLQTRVNVTRLCQVTSPDHGKSWSPPTDLTDSVIASAHKDWATFAVGPGHCLQLSNLTRTLVVPAYAYCSHCSLKAPSPSAFCLVSHDHGRSWARGSFVAQGTLECQVAEVRDGQQRVVYLNSRSPLRARVQAQSANNGLDFKETQQVKKLVEPPHGCQGSIVSFPSPHAGSEPLDWWLLYTHPTDPQQRSNLGVYLNRWPPVPTTWSEPTLLAPGSCAYSDLQSMGTGPDGSPQFGCLYESDDYKEIVFVMFTLQQAFPAAFLLQ, from the exons ATGGCATCCTGCCCCGTCCTGCAGAAGGAGAGGGTATTCCAGTCGGGAGCCCACGTCTACAGGATCCCGGCTCTGCTCTACCTGCCTCAGCAGAAGACCCTGCTGGCCTTTGCGGAAGAGCGGACGAGCAAGAAGGACGAGCACGCCAAGCTCATAGTCCTGCGCAGGGGAAGCTACAGCGTGTCCACCCGCCAGGTCCAG TGGCACTCACAGGAGGCAGTTTCCCAAGCCCAGCTGGAGGGCCACCGGTCcatgaacccaagccccctgtaTGACGAGGCCACGGGCACCGTTTTCCTCTTCTTCATCGCCATCCCTGGGCAGGTGTCAGAGCATCACCAGCTTCAGACCAGGGTCAACGTGACCCGGCTGTGCCAGGTCACCAGCCCAGACCACGGCAAGTCCTGGAGCCCTCCCACCGACCTCACCGACTCCGTCATTGCCTCAGCCCACAAGGACTGGGCCACGTTCGCGGTGGGCCCCGGGCACTGCCTGCAGCTGAGCAATCTGACGCGGACCCTGGTGGTGCCAGCTTACGCTTACTGTAGCCACTGCTCCCTGAAGGCACCTTCCCCCTCTGCCTTCTGCTTGGTCAGCCACGACCATGGGCGCTCGTGGGCGAGAGGGAGCTTCGTGGCCCAGGGCACGCTGGAGTGCCAGGTGGCCGAAGTCAGGGATGGGCAACAGAGGGTGGTGTATCTGAATTCGAGGAGCCCCCTCCGAGCCAGGGTCCAGGCCCAGAGCGCCAACAACGGCCTGGATTTCAAGGAGACTCAGCAGGTGAAGAAGCTGGTGGAGCCCCCCCACGGCTGCCAAGGGAGCATCGTCAGCTTCCCCAGCCCCCACGCAGGCTCCGAACCCCTGGACTGGTGGCTGCTCTACACCCACCCGACTGACCCGCAGCAGAGATCCAACCTGGGCGTGTACCTCAACCGGTGGCCCCCCGTGCCCACAACCTGGTCAGAGCCCACCCTACTGGCCCCTGGCAGCTGCGCTTACTCAGACCTGCAGAGCATGGGCACCGGCCCTGACGGGTCACCCCAGTTTGGGTGTCTGTATGAATCGGATGATTACAAGGAGATTGTCTTTGTCATGTTCACCCTGCAGCAAGCCTTCCCAGCTGCGTTTTTGCTGCAGTGA